The Algoriphagus halophilus sequence AGTAACTACAAAAGATGATTCATTTGAGGTTCAACTTGACCTTCTAGGGAATTATCAGCGTTTTAATCTACCCGGTATTCTTGAGACAGTTTCCCAAATGAAAGATCAGGGCTGGAAACTTAGTCAATCGGCTATTTTAGAAGGATTAAAGACAGTAACTACCCGGACAGGCTTAAAAGGGAGATGGCAAATACTGGGAGAGAACCCATTGACCATTTGCGATACAGGCCATAATGAATCAGGGATCCAAGAAATTTTGGAGCAGCTGAAAAGTTATGAGTTTTCCCAACTTTGGATGGTGCTCGGAATGGTCCAAGATAAAGATATTTCTAAAGTCCTAGCCTTGTTGCCTAAAGAAGCAAATTATGTTTTTTGTGAAGCAATTATTCCAAGGGCCTTGAAAGCAAATTTACTTGCTGAGAAAGCCATGGAACTTGGCTTGAAAGGAGAGATAATCCCAGATATCAACGAAGCCTTAGGATTTGCCAGAAAAAATGCTGCAAAAAATGACTTGATTTTTATCGGAGGGAGTACTTTTGTGGTCGCGGAAATCGAAGACCTATAAATGAGCAGAAAAAAACTTGTTCGCTTCAAAGAAAATGAAGAGAACCCAAACGTAATCCAAGATGGAAAAGCAATTTTTGAATCCATCAAAGGAAATTGGAACGAGGTTCAGTTTAAAAATACAAATCCTATTGTGGTAGAATTAGCCTGTGGAAGAGGTGAATTTACTGTGGGCCTGGGAAGAGTATTTAGAGATCAAAACTTTATAGGGGTAGATATCAAAGGAAGCAGAATCTGGAAAGGAAGTTCTACCGCTACAGCAGAAGGAATTCATAATGTGGCATTTCTGCGAACTCAAATTGAGCTGTTGGATAGATTTTTTGCAGAAGGTGAGATTTCTGAACTTTGGATCACATTTCCTGATCCCTTTCCCAGAGATGGGGATGAAAAAAGAAGATTAACCTCCCCTAGATTTCTGGATATGTACAAACCCCTATTGAAAAAAGGAGGGACTGTTCATTTTAAAACCGATAACACAGGCTTGTTTGATTACTCTTTAGCCCTTTTTCAAGAAAGGGAAGACATCAACCTCTTAGGTTTTACCCACGATTTCTATGAATCCGAATGGAAAGATGATCATTTGGGGATACAAACCCGCTATGAGAAGATGTTTTCAGAAAAAGGAGAAAAGATCAAATACTTAAAATTCCAATTTAAGGATTAGGTTAAATGGTAAAGCCTCCATCGGCAGTAATGATGGAACCTGTGGTATAAGAAGAGCCTGGAGCGGCGAGGAATAAGGCTAAAGCTGCAATCTCATCTGTTGTCCCCAGTCTTTTGATAGCCAATTGTTTCAGCATATATGCCATTATTTTTTCATTGCTCCAAAGTGCTTCAGAAAACTTCGTCTGTATGATGCCTGGACAGATGGCATTCACCCGAATCTTGGAATCTCCCCATTCCCTGGCAAATACCTTGGTCAAGGATACCAATGCGGCTTTACTGATGCTATATACTCCCAAGCCCGGTTCTGGTGAAATAGCTCCAATGGAACTAATATTGATTACTGATCCGGATGAGGATTTTCTAAGATGGGGGAAGCAAAGGTTACAAAGTGCAAAAGCTGCTTTGACATTCACATCCATGATTTTGTCAAAAGCTTCTAAACTCGTTTCATGGATGGGACCAAAAACCGGGTTGGTTCCAGCATTGTTTACCAAAATATCCAATTGACCATAAATGGCTACGGTTTTATCTACCAGTAATGGAAGCTCTTCCATATTTCCCACATTACAAGCAATGCCTGTTGCTTCGTATCCTTTCCCTTTCAATCGCGCAGCCTCTTCATCTAATTTATCCTGCTTCCTGCTACTCAACACCACTTTTGCACCCGCAGCAGCAAAAAATTCGGCAATAGTCAGGCCTATTCCTTTACTAGCCCCGGTAATTAAAGCGACTTTTCCATCCAGAGAAAAAACCTTAGATA is a genomic window containing:
- the trmB gene encoding tRNA (guanosine(46)-N7)-methyltransferase TrmB, whose amino-acid sequence is MSRKKLVRFKENEENPNVIQDGKAIFESIKGNWNEVQFKNTNPIVVELACGRGEFTVGLGRVFRDQNFIGVDIKGSRIWKGSSTATAEGIHNVAFLRTQIELLDRFFAEGEISELWITFPDPFPRDGDEKRRLTSPRFLDMYKPLLKKGGTVHFKTDNTGLFDYSLALFQEREDINLLGFTHDFYESEWKDDHLGIQTRYEKMFSEKGEKIKYLKFQFKD
- a CDS encoding SDR family NAD(P)-dependent oxidoreductase; the encoded protein is MDLSKVFSLDGKVALITGASKGIGLTIAEFFAAAGAKVVLSSRKQDKLDEEAARLKGKGYEATGIACNVGNMEELPLLVDKTVAIYGQLDILVNNAGTNPVFGPIHETSLEAFDKIMDVNVKAAFALCNLCFPHLRKSSSGSVINISSIGAISPEPGLGVYSISKAALVSLTKVFAREWGDSKIRVNAICPGIIQTKFSEALWSNEKIMAYMLKQLAIKRLGTTDEIAALALFLAAPGSSYTTGSIITADGGFTI